The sequence GTTTTGTCCATCGACAAGCTTTCTCTCTAGGATCTGTTGAACGATCCTTACTGTTCCGCGTAGGAAGGGTATTGTTCTTTTTTATTGGAGCGACAGAAGAGTAAATTGCTTTTACCCCGCACCAGCCAATCCAGCACGTAACTCGCAAAAAAACAACTTTCGAAGTTGATCCAAGTGAGACCCAATTGCAATTATCGAGAAAAGGTTGACATCACCAAAGGTGAACCAATTCCAGTTTATTTCACTGCTCCAACATGCTAACTAGCTCTGTGTCTATAAATTTCGCATCCGAGCTCCACTTCTCGTGCTCCGTTGCGGATGACAAGCTCGGATAGAAAAAAGTACATTTCAATTTATGAGCTCCCATTAGGTTGCATGTTTTCTACTTCTGCGGCGGCTGCTCCCAACGGAGATGTGTCGCGCAGCCATTCCGAAGCCCGCTCGTTCCTAATCGGATTTCTCGTTTCTCTCCATCCCGTTTCAGATTCGCCACCGCTTCGGGCTGTACGACGAGATCACCACCGTGAACGGACGGCGCGTTCGCCACTGCAACTGGATTCGGTTCCTGCGGGTTTCGGAAACCTACGGACCCCAAGTGAACATCGTCTGCGCCAAGGTGAAAGGTGAACCGATCTACGAAATCGTGAAACCGATCCCCTCCCATCAAGAACTGGTCGTGTACTACCTTCCCGAAGGACCGGAAGAGCTGTTCTTCATCCGAATGCGAAGCCAACTGTACCGACAGACCATGGATTCGATACTGGAAGGTAAGTCACTCGCCCCAAATAATCCACCCACAATCGAGCTAACACCCGTTCGTTTTCTCTCCCAACAGACTCCCCCCTCGATCTATCCACCTCGCTGCTCTCGCGGGTAATGCTTCCGATCTCACCCCCGTCCGGTACGGAGGACGAACGCAAATCCGTGTCCGGTGACAGTTCGATTTCCATCTCGTCCGGGGCGAGCACCAGCGGCGGCGATCTGGACACCTGTTCCGCCCTCCAAGCGCCCCGCAGCTCCCCGAAAGCGCGACCCTCCCGGGGGGAACGGGCCATGCTGCCCTGCGAAGTGTGCGGCAAGGCTTTTGACCGGCCTAGTCTGCTCAAGAGGCACATGCGGACGCACACCGGCGAGAAACCGCACGTGTGCGGCGTCTGCGGGAAGGGATTCAGCACGTCCAGCTCGCTGAATACGCACGTGAGGATCCACAGCGGCGAAAAGCCGCACCAGTGTCAGGTGTGCGGCAAACGGTTTACGGCCAGTTCTAATCTGTACTACCATCGGATGACGCACATCAAGGTGAGTGTACGATCGCGACCGATCGACCGGCAGTCATCAATCAGTGTCAGGGCATTCGGGGGGTGTTTGGTGGTGAGCTCGGTGAACAGTGGTCGAGTGAGAAATGAGCACAACTGTTGCGACCGTGATTGGATTTCACCCTACATCTAAATTAGCGCTTTGGACCGATTTGGTGGTTGAGATTTGTGACAAACGAGTGGGTGTTTCTGTCAGGTTGGAATGATTAATTCGAGCTCGAGTTTGGGGGTTTTGGATGCGATTTATTAGAAATTAAGAAACGGTTATTCAATCACAGATTGATACATTTGAGTGTGATTCATGACCTCGTCTTAAAAATTTAGTAATATTGCCTTTAGCCCAATTTTTATGCAGTAAATGCTAATTGGATTGTCTAATATAAATCAAACATATAATTATAAGTCTATCACTgatttattctaaaaaaaagaACTTTATTTGCTACTTTTACATTACATGCACTCACTTTTATAACTAATACGAAAAAATACCGATCCTAAAGACTGATTGATTAATACTGACCCTCGAAGAGTCGATTGATTCCTATTTAAAACCTAAACTTGCCTACTCTGCTTTTCCTGGCCGACCTAGTTGGACGGTTCTGATTCTGCTGACGGTGGCTTGGTAACCGGGCTGCATGTTGGACAGCGTGGACGGTGGTGTGACCGCGTGGCGTACTTTGGACCTTAATACTCAGCATTAATGCGATGACCGGCGCATAATTCCTCCGGGGTAGATCGAAGGGCGTCCTCGAACTTCTTTTCATTCCTCCTGGGATGGGGTGTCCTTTTGAATTCCAATTTTGATGACCGTTCTCTTTCTAAAAATACAGATTATTGCTATGACAATTAAAATTACCATTGTCGTTGACAATCCTCCAAAAGCGGCCAACAATAAGTTTTTGTGCTCGTACTGCTTCAGTTTGACGTGCTCCAATTGGTTTCTATTTTGCATGGTTTGATTATGGATGACGGGTATCTCGTGTCGTTGTGCGATGTTCCAATTTATCGCAAGATTTGGAAATGCTCCTTGAATTTCTCTTGTTTTGCTTATCAACTCTTCTGAAGTGAAAACGTGATCGTCAACCTGAATACTGCAATTGTAAAATGTTAAGACGAAATTTCCTTGAAGTTTTCGATTATGTGGTCCgcaatttgatttcaaatgtGAATTTTAGCGTTGTTAATCAGGACCTTGTTGTTGGCTATTAGCGTGACTTTTGTTGTGTCATCGAATTTCGCTTCACAATGGCTTTCTATTCCAAGGATTATATGAAGCGAGCAATTATTCCTTAGTGGTTCAAGGAATGTACTTTGCTGGATAAAGCTCTCTGGGTTTGTGGTACTAAAACATCGTTTCCACTCCGTATGACGTGTGGAGGGAGTTGTGTTATGACATAGTCATGAACTGTTAAGGTATAATCCTAATAATTTCGCAATTTCCTGTGACTTTAGGAATTTGCAAGATATACAGTAGAAGATCACCTTTGATTGCTACTTTGGGTTTAGCGTAGTGGAGGGCTTCCtcaggaaaatttgtgtttatCCCTTGTTCATTAAGTAAAGTTTCCATAGTCAGAATTTCATTAAGTGAGAGCAACTTACTGTTGGCGAGATTGATCCGAGTCCTCAGAATTGTGTCTTCCAAATCTTCCAGGATTTTGTTCGTTGTATCCATGTAAAGAAGTAGTGTTATGGCATCCATTTCTTCTAAAAGGATTTTGTTTTCTGTTGATTGTTGGTCAATAAGCCTATTGACAGTCGTCATTATTGTGTCGATTTTGGTGTTGAGTACGTTGTTGATTCTTATTTGTTGATTATTTTGGGATATAAGGTCCTCGAACGTAGTGTTGATTATTCTCAGGTCTTCGGCGTCAGGGAGCCAGCGATCCATTTCAAGCGACTCCTAATGCGTCCCATCTCTTGGGTCTCCTAGATTTCATCGGTTTAAGTTGGTACAGGTTATTAACAAGTTCCctactttttgaaaaataagatttGATATTGGAATTTCCCTATTTATCTGCCTAGCtattttggaaaataaataaacattgttCTCTAAGTTTGTAATATTTATCGGATGAATGATTTTAATAAATCCTGTTTGTAATTTGCAATCATTTAACTTCAGCAATAGGATCGGATCGTtcatcaaatttttgatttctaGAGATTCTAACTTAGCTGTTGTTGaaagtattaaaataaaaaatgatattgTCAGTGAGTGCATctgaaaatataagaaaaattaTAAGATTTCATTAGTATGTAATTTAGGATTTTCTACATCTTTTTATCTTGTTTTTGTGTCTTTTAATGGCCTTGTTATTCTTAAATGTCTTGTCAGTAATAGCATTTGCGTTAGTCGGTTTAGCCCTAGGGTCTAGTTTTTTCCTGATGTTGGGTATCAAAAATACTTCCTGCTGGTTTTCTAAATGAGGCGGGTTCTCTTTGTTATTGTTCTGATTTTCTTGATTTGATCTAGCTTTTCGATGTTTGCTTTAACTTTAACGTATACTTTTTGAGAATTATCTTCTATCTGATTCGGGTCAAGTAAATTGTTGTTATTAAAGATGACTTCATTGGGGTGAATTTCGTTGCTGAATGAATGGAAGAATTGTAAAGAGAAATTGCTAACTTTACTAGCGCGGTAGTGTCTATATCTGGGAATTTATACTTATTTGTGTTTATAATTTCTATTATAGTCGAGTGGGTTTTTCGACTTGGCCATTAGATTCAGAGCAAGATGCATAAGCTAACTCGATATTCAGAGCGTCTAAGTAATTTTTTAGTTGTAATGACATAAACGTCGTTTCATGGTCCGTAATGATCTTCCTTGGTGTACCATAAATTCCGAAATAGTCTGCGAGAGCAGTTTTGACGTCTGTTAAATTTTTAGTTTCCATAAAGATCATCTGGGCATGTTTTGAAAAGGAGTCGACTAATGATAGAAAGTTATGTCGGTTTATCTGAAAAATGTCCATATGGACCCGGTCAAAAGGTTTGTCCGTTGTTGGTCTTGGTGAAAGTTTAATATTATACGGTTTCCTCTCGTATTTGTGCATGTTGCACATTCTACATGTTTGGGTCACCATTTTAATTTTGATGTCATCCTAGGAAAGAAATAGCTACGCTTCAACTGGTTGTCGACTTCCGTAACTCCACGATGAGCTCGGTTATGTTCCTTGTTGATGATTATGTCTTGTCTTTGTTCGTTAGCTACGTCTTCAACTTGCAACTGGGTCAAAACAAAGTGTCCCTTTTggttaaaatgtgttttatagaCTTCTTGTATGATTGGGATAATGTGTTCTGGTGCCATAATTGCTGTTTGTCGGTTATTATGGTATTTCAAAAGAACGTCTTTAATAATGTCCTCGTCGTATCTATCTCTGCAAATAATTGTCCTATGAAAATGTGTAAATGGTGTTTCTGTAATGTCCGTGTTTAGtcgggatattttgaaaatgatttggtTTTTGTAGTAATTTAAGGGACGTTCGACACAGTGTATAAAATAGTCATCGGAAGTGTCTGCGGAATGTACCGTTTGTGAGTCAGTGTCAATGTCTAATTCTTCTGCGGGTGATGAGCTTTCCGAAATGGTTTGTTCTCCTGGATTACTGGTGGTGTCTGaaacaaatgaattttcattattatttatgttCATGGTATGTTTTTCCTCTTGGTTGGTTTATTTTCTGTCTTGTAATTCTTCGGTCGTGTATTATCTGAAAATAGAAAAGTACTATTAGTATTTAGTTCCGGTGAATCTTCTGTTTTCCTGCTGAGAGCATCAGCTACAACGTTTGTTTTGCCTTGGCGATATTTGACATCGTAATCAAAGTTCTCCAAGTCAAGGCGCCATCtcaaaattttgcattttttgtagaatttttaaTAAAGTCAATGGTTTATGGTCAGTTATTGAGGTAAATTTGTTACCATGTAGATAATTACGAAATTTATCAACTGCCCATATAATTGCAAGGGCCTCTTTTCGGTAGTCGAATAGTTTATTTCGGCTTTATGCAAAGTCCTACTACCAAAAGCTATTGGTCGTTCGATATTATCTTGTATTTGAGACAGTACTGCTCCTAGCGCGTAGTTACTAGCATCTGTCGTCAATATGAAAGGAATATTAAAGTCCGGGTAAGCTAGTATTTGATCGGAAGTTAGTATCAGTTTCAGCTTTTCAAACCCATTTTATAATCTTCATCTTTAGTATTAACACTCTGCTctttctttaaatattttgtaaGAGGCTTAgccaatttagcataatctctTATAAAACGCCTGTAATACCCAGTTAGACCTaagaattgttttatttctttttgcGTCGTGGGAATCTTCCAATCAGAATCTTCGTAATTTTACTAGGATCTGGTTTTACACCATCAGGTGTGATAACGTGCCCCAAAAACTCAGTCTCTCTTTTCAAAAACTCGCATTTATCGAGCTGaattttcagattgaattcGGAGAGTcgcttcaaaattttattaacattttCTATGTGATTTTTGAGGTTGTATCCTACGATAATGATATCGTCTAGATACACGTAACATATTGCACCGatgaaatcatgcaaaatgttaTTCATAGCACGCTGGAAGGTGGCAGGTGCATTTTTTAAGCCAAAAGGCATCCTTGTAAATTCAAAGTGGCCTTGGTCTGTAGAAAAGGCTGTCTTAGCCTTGTGTGAGGGATCCATTTCAATTTGATGGAAGCCTGATTTGAGGTCGAGCGTTGTGAAGTATACGGACTTCCCAAGGCTGTCTAAGATATCCTCTATCTGTGGAATTGGGAATTTATCGTCAATTGTTTTATCGTTCAGTTTACGATAATCGATGACTACCCTTACTTTCCGTTTTCCTGATGCATCCAATTTTTTAGGAACTACCCATATTGGAGATGAGTATGGGCTGGTAGAGTGGCTAATTATCCCGTTGCGTAACATCTCGCTTATCTGTTCCTCAACATCCCTTTTAAAATGATGCGGATATCGATATGATTTTGTATACGTTGGTTTTTCATCGCTAGTATGTATCTGATGTTTTATGGCAGTTGTTGCCGTAAGTTTCTCATCAGCCTTCAATAACACAGCTTGGTTTCTCAAAACAGTTTTAATTAATTCTTGTTTTTCCATTTTCGACAAATGATCCATTCTAATGAAATTAGAAATAGCAGTTTCATCTAATTCAGTTTCTCCATTAATCGGTATAGGTGTTactgtttcaaaattatttactcTAATTTCAAGTTTAGCTTTGAGGCAAGGTGGCACTCTTTTATTGGTAAGAATTTTCACAGTCGTCTTTTTGTTTCGAGATCTGTAAAGACCTGGTTCAATGACGGCGGTGTTGCATAATTTCTGAAAGATGGTACTAACCAATCGCCATCTGTTGTAGTGTCTAGCTCAATTTGGTAGGAATGGAGCTTTTTGCTggaaaatatttttcgaaaggaatggtgatattggaaaatttaatttcttcACGTTCATAATCTATTTTTGCTCTATTTTCGCAAGGAATTGGGATCCAATtatcccatcaaaaaattgtgaaattcaaGTTCATAGTATGTTTGAAGTGGAACATTTGGTCCTAGCAGACTTGCCCTTCCTTTCTGATTTATAATATGGTTCCCGGAAATGTTCTTGATTTCTGTTTTTCTGATAGATTTCACGTTTGTTAAGATTCCAGGGCGTATGAcattcttatttgcacctgtGTCAATTAATAGCCTAATATTTCGATTTCCATTTAAGGTGGTAATGAAGGGAAGGTAATTTAAGTTTGAGTGTTCGCTTTTGTTGCCAAGCAAAATTTAAATCAATATCCTCATCTTCCCTTTCAGAATCTGAAGATTTTTCATCTTCGGACACTTCATTGTTATTAATTTGTCTTTTGTTTAATGTTAATCTGGATTTAATAGACCCTGTTTCCATGGGTTTGCGGGTCGCTACTTATTTGCTCTGGATGTGTCCTTATCCTATCATCTTTTGAAAATTGCTGCTTAGTTGTGTTTGGATATTTGTTGTTACGGAATTTATCTTCTTTGGGGTCAAAGCTGCTCggtttttaaaattatctcgGTTAGAAGCTGTTTCAATTTTGCTTCTGAACTTACACACGAAAGCATAGGCTGCTTCCATGTCTTCGGGTCCAGCTGCTTGAGCGTACCCGAAATAAGGCTCTTTTAGACCGGCAAGGAATGCTGCTAATGCATCCTCTTCGATAAAAGAGTTGATAGCATCCCAGTTATCTTGGTATTTACGCTTCTGTTTAGCAAGGGACTTGATATTTTGGACTATCTCTTTACATCTATTATAGTATTTATGAACTGACATGTTGTCAGTCATTTTCGTTACCACAACTGGCTTTTGTAATACGTAAGCTCTTGACGATCGCCGAGAGCGCTTGTTAGGATGTCCCTAATCTCCTCAAACGTTTGTGGATTTCCAGCAAGGCAAATGATATCCTTTGCTTTTCCTTCTATTTTATTCGCAACCGCAGTTACGAAAATATCGAATTGATCAGGATTAACCAGATTCTTAAACCTGTTCAGTGTGTTTTCCGCGGTGGTTAACCAAGCGGACAATTGCTTCCTATTCCCATCAAACTTAGGTAATGATTTTATTGGGTCAGGAATTTTATACAGAGACTCTACGCTTACTGCTGAGTTAGCGCTTTGTTGCTGTATGTGGTTTTGGGTTGCACTCGCTTGCGCTTGGCCATGCGATAGTGCTTcaatttgttgttgttgctgctgctgtgtGTTTCTCATTAACTCGAGAAGTTGAGCGATGTTATTGACCTGAGCGGACAGCTGTTCCATATCTGTGTCAGTGTCGTCCAGGGAAAACTTTTCAATGTTTGGCACGGTGTTAACTGGAATATGCGAAAATTCCGCGCTTTCCTCACTTGATGCCTCAGACTCGGTGCTGCTATCAGTGATTCTCACTTTAATAGATTTTAGCATGCGCCTTGTCTCTTTCAAAGCACTCAAAGACTGTTTGACTTTTGGCATCTAAATTTGCCGTAATACTTAGTCTTGTGGCTTATTTTGGGGATTTTAACAAAAGATTTCGAAGCACACTAAAAGTGTTGTATCACTTCATGGAGGCCCACCAAATTGGTGTTGTTTCGCTTCCCTACCCGCAAATTCAAAGTTTCAAATCAATTACCCGTTTCTCGTTGTACCTAGTGTACGTACGATCTGCGTTAGCTCGCAAAAGAGTTGTAATGAAATTTGCAGGGACGCAAGTTATTTTGTGCACTTAAATTCAACTACACACTTCTCACTGCACCTATCTTATAGTATGCGAGCAATACGTGTCGTCTCGCAATTGAAAAGGAGAAACAAAATTACTTACGGTTTTGCTGTCGTGGTGTCCTGTGTAGGCCGGGCTGACGATGCTGGTACTCCAGGTGTAACTCGCAGGGGATCCTCAACTCCTTGACGACGTTTCCGTCCGTGTGTCTTGGATGCGTAAATAACTGGGTTCACAGTTATTGTGGCAGAATCACTTTAATCGCGTTTGTTAATCGCGACTTTTCCACTGTTCTCACAAGTTATCACTCAGCCGACTCCGGACGGCTGCGCCAGTCTCAAGTCTATCACTGATTTATTCTAAAAAGAACTTTATTTGCTACTTTTACATTACATGCACTCACTTTTATAACTAATACGAAAAATACCGATCCTAAAGACTGATTGATTAATACTGACCCTCGAAGAGTCGATTGATTCCTATTTAAAACCTAAACTTGCCTACTCTGCTTTTCCTGGCCGACCTAGTTGGACGGTTCTGATTCTGCTGACGGTGGCTTGGTAACCGGGCTGCATGTTGGACGGCGTGGACGGTGGTGTGACCGCGTGGCGTACTTTGGACCTTAATACTCAGCATTAATGCGATGACCGGCGCATAATTATATGTCTTGAATAGTTGATACGAACAGAATACAATTTCATTCGAAGAAAAAGCCAATGTTAATCAGATTCTGATACATTTCCACAACAATTTTATTCCACAGTTTCGATTCTATCCTTATCCGATTcgcattcaaatcaaatccaattgcAATCCGATCCAAATGCAATTTAAATCAGATCCCAATACAATTTCAATCGGATCCCAATTCAAGCACCATTTAATTCCCATCCAGCTCTgaaccaattccattccaattccattccattccaattccattccaattccattccaattccattccaattccattccaattccattccaataccattccaattccattccaattccattccaattccattccaattccattccaattccattccaattccattccaattccattccaattccattccaattccattccaatttcattccaattccattccaattccattccaattccattccaattccattccaattccattccaattccattccaattccattccaattccattccaattccattacaattccattccaattccattccaattccattccaattctaattccattccaattccattccaattccattccaattccattccaattccattccaattccattccaattccattccaattccattccaattccattccaattccattccaattccattccaattccattccaattccattccaattccattccaattcaattccaattccattccaattccattccaattccatttcaattcaattccattccaattccattccatttcccttccaattccattctatttccattccaattccattccaattccattccaattccattacaattccattccaattccattccaattccattccaattccattccaattccattccaattccattccaattccattccaattccattccaattccattccaattccattccaattccattccaattccattccaattccattccaattccattccaattccatttccattccaattcaattccaattccattccaattccattacaattcaattccaattccattccaattccattccaattccattccaattccattccaattccattccaattccattccaattccattccaattccattccaattccatttcaattccattccaattccattccaattccattccaattccattccaattccattccaattccattccaattccattccaattccattccaattccattccaattccattccaattccattccaattccattccaattccaattccaattccattccaattccattccaattccattccaattccattccaattccattcaattccattccaattccattccaattcattcaattccattccaattccattccaattccattccaattccattccaattccattccaattccattccaattccattccaattccattccaattcattcaattccattccaattccattcaattccattccattccaattccattccaattccattcaattccattccaattccattccaattccattcaattccattcaattccattccaattccattcaattccattccaattccattccaattccattccaattccattccaattccattccaattccattccaattccattccaattccattccaattccattccaattccattccaattccattccaattccattccaattccatttcaattccattccaattccattccaattccattccaattccattccaattccattccaattccattccaattccattccaattccaattccaaaaTCGAGCGAATGTTAGTCCAAACCTAAAGAATCActtttttgatgttttgttaattttaaaaaatggttctttgggaaagatgtctttgaataaattaattaattgattGAGCGAATAAATCACAAAACTGGTATGTCACTCGGCTGAAAACCATTTACCCAAAGGCCGCTATACCGAAAGTTGTtttgccattaggccgaaacccattttgccGAGATGGACATTCGGCTGGAAAAAGTCGTTCAGTCGAACTGttcatttagccaaaaatgtcgtttaacCGTTTGACATGTCAAttggctgaataggttataCGACCGCAAATGCCATTTGGTCAAAATGTTTGGttgcagaaagggccatttaatcgaaaatgtcatttggccgaacaatggtgaatgtgaaaagtgtgatgtaataaatgataattgagaagtgagacacgTCTCAATTGTCACATCTTACAActaatttctaatttctcactgaaATGTGGAGtgtcaaacaactttttcgaccaaacgacatttacggCCAAATATTATTCGGTGTAGTAACCGTTTCGACCAGATGGcattcggctagatgactttcgaaTTCATGTCTCATCATTAAAATGCTCTCACCCGAATTTAAATGACCAGACAGCTGGACTCTCAATATTGCAATCAAAATCGATCAAAGTTCTAATCagttccaattttttttctctcccaTTTCTCCACCCCACAGGATAAACCGCACAAGTGCAGCCTCTGCTCCAAGTCCTTCCCGACGCCCGGCGATCTCAAGTCGCACATGTACGTCCACAACGGATCGTGGCCGTTCAAGTGTCACATCTGCTCACGAGGCTTCTCCAAGCAGACGAACCTGAAAAATCACCTCTTCCTGCATACCGGTAAGTTCCTCCCCAACAACAGATGCAACGGTATTTCGCGCCTTTTTTTCCGTAACGAATTCTTTCGTTgccgttttttttaaatttcggttAGTTAGGAGCGTCTCCCCTTGGCGTAATTTGGTCGAGTTCGGAAAGAATCACCtgtttcgataaaaaaaaagctattcttcaaattatatttttctacGTTTTGAAGAGGGACGTAAACGGTGGGAGAGGGACTTGTTTTTGGTCGCGCCAGGAGGTCAGACTCGTCCCTTTGTTCCAACGTTGCACATGTTGCAACGTTCGGCGTAGTACCGGAGACCCTGCAGGTCCCAATTGCGTGCGAAGGAACATTTGGCTTTCGATAAGTAATAATTTATACGTGCAGGAAGAAGATCGAGTTGAATAGCTTGGATGGGAAATACAAAACCAATAAACCAATTTTTATCGGGAGGGTGAAAAAGGCATATGCAATGTCGGAATGAAGCGGAGGGCAATGCGAGGGAGGAAGACGGAAACACTGGACGAGAGAACGAGAAAGAGAAAGTGAGTCCTCGTCAAAGTCAAGTGGTTTCCACCGTCGTTATCGTATCCTTTTGATCTTCTTTCTGGAACGTTCCATTTGCCGTTTGAAGTTTGTGAATCGACCAGCAAAGGCAAAGGTAGACGGGGGAGATCCGTCGATTCAGATAGAGgaggaaaatatttttactGGGCCATAAGAATATGACAagtgttttcaatttttatgctTTCGTTAATTGAGGAAGTCGGAATAAATCTGGCTTGCGTGGGTAAAAGAGTGAAATGGATTCTGATGATCGTGACATGGGAAAACGATCTTTCGGTTTCGGGTGTGATTGATTATCGACGGTCAGGTTCGTCGCTTGCGTGAGAAGATTCTTTGATGTGTCAATTTGGGACCCGGAATCAGATCTTTTACCATTTCTTCTTATGCTTATTTTTATGTTGGGACTTAAAATCACAGgaagataaataattttaaagttCTGTATCATGAGAAGTGGACTGAATCGCCAATGCAtttgattttcaattaaaataggAATTTATTTGCATTTAATTGTCTTTGGGATCTTGTACTGGACTAGAAATCACTGTTCGTGTTGTCATCATTCAGTTTAGCTAATCATTTATTCTTTTTTGGAAGGCGCTTTTTTGCGAAATACACATTAAACAACGAACATTCCATACTAAATCAGCCAAATCATTAACAATCATCCTCTACCCCTTCTGTCTCTTCCCTCATCCTCCAGGTGACAAACCGCACGTTTGCGAGGTGTGCAACAAATCGTTCGCCCTGGCCTGCAATCTGAAGGCGCACATGAAAACGCACGAGGAAGGCGCCCAGGAAGGTCTTCCGCAGTCGCGAGCGCCCAGCAGCGCCGGCCAGCACAGCCACAGCGAGGGCGAGGAGTCCAGTCCGCCGCTCTCCTTCGACAAGGCCACCGAGGAGCGACTGAACTTCTCCAAACATCTGCTGTTCTCCAACTACACCAAGCAGATGCTGTCCGGAGTGGGCTGAGGTTCGCGCTTGCAGCGAAGGCAAGGCGATGAGGCCCTTCGTCGTCCCATCTTCATCCATCTTAGTCCGTTCCGTTCGGCTGCGAGTTCCTCCCTGGGAAATGCACGCTTCCGCGCAGATCGCGTAATCGGTCTCCGAGCACGGGAAGGGAACATGGGGAACTGCAGCTCCTCGCGCCAACTAAAACCAACTGTCTAATAAGAGTAGGAATGAATCTAA comes from Armigeres subalbatus isolate Guangzhou_Male chromosome 2, GZ_Asu_2, whole genome shotgun sequence and encodes:
- the LOC134213680 gene encoding zinc finger protein 235-like, which gives rise to METCVLIPQEFALAVTGLGARNSRDQTATVWSNTTIPQGTLCYPFQGTVRIDNLDVYSYVDEDDIRHRFGLYDEITTVNGRRVRHCNWIRFLRVSETYGPQVNIVCAKVKGEPIYEIVKPIPSHQELVVYYLPEGPEELFFIRMRSQLYRQTMDSILEDSPLDLSTSLLSRVMLPISPPSGTEDERKSVSGDSSISISSGASTSGGDLDTCSALQAPRSSPKARPSRGERAMLPCEVCGKAFDRPSLLKRHMRTHTGEKPHVCGVCGKGFSTSSSLNTHVRIHSGEKPHQCQVCGKRFTASSNLYYHRMTHIKDKPHKCSLCSKSFPTPGDLKSHMYVHNGSWPFKCHICSRGFSKQTNLKNHLFLHTGDKPHVCEVCNKSFALACNLKAHMKTHEEGAQEGLPQSRAPSSAGQHSHSEGEESSPPLSFDKATEERLNFSKHLLFSNYTKQMLSGVG